In Deltaproteobacteria bacterium, the genomic stretch TTTCACACCATTGATTCCTAGCCTGCCGCTCGTGGTGTCAAACCCAACGCTCCTATTATCAACAGGGACACGCATAGCGAGCGGGATGTAGTTAAACTTCTGCCGTGGATAGGTCTTATCTCCCGTCGAGATTTCGATATAGACAGGCTCGCTGCCGTCTCGGAATATTTCCTGTACCTGCGTGGCCATAAACGGGAAGTACAGGGTGAAGACGCCTTGGCTCAGAAATACACTGGCAAACTCGAAGGTCTGCCCGAGCTTAGTCCCATCGAATTCTGCCGTCCAAAACGTCGCCTCCATGGCGACTGGCCCCACTTTGGGGGCACCAGAGGATTCCGTGAGCCTTCCCGAGTACGTCATTGGTAGACTGCCGGCTCCCTGCGCCTGGGCTGCAGTCGTCATGCCGATGCTAATCAGAGCCGCCAGCACTGCCAGTGCTCCAGTAGTCGCGGAGGTTTTTAAACCCCGGATGCCCAATGCGCGCCCCCTCAGTCAAGCGGACTGATCAATAGTTACCTAGACCAGTCGGCCTCGAGGGGATCCGTCTTTAGGATTATTTTTGGTTACATCACCACCGGGCCGAAAAGGCGATGATTCCGGCAAGATGGATGACGCTGTTTCGACTGCCAGGAAGTCAGGGTAGGTGCCATTTTATGGGTGCAATTTGATGCCACGTCTCGTTTTTGAAAACCTAAACGAATTCAGATGCTTGAAAACATTGAGCCCTCGTTTCTTAGTGACTTTTACTAGGCACAAGTAGCTCGCTAAAGAGTAAAGCATATAAATTTAGTTACTTGCGACTTACAACGAAGTTAGAGAATCCGTCTCTACCGGATCAGTGTTTCGATCCCAGGCGGTAAGTCGGAAGGTACTTTCAGCCGGGGCTGCGCTATCTGGTTGGTGATAATGCTGAAGATATTAGGTATTCCAATGGAGTTTAGTGACGGTAGACTCGTCGAGCATCTTTCTCATCAATGCCATCTCCCGACACCGCCATTTCCCAAGCGTGTTCGCTTTATAAATATTAATACTAAAGTTTTTTAAGAAAATGCCGATAAATGAGGCAACTAGTTCGGTTGTAGGAAAAATACGTAGACATTATTTACGTAGGTACGTCCAGTTATTTCTGGGACTTAAGAGTTTTGACATCAAAATTGGCGGCGACTAAAGGAGATTCTATCGTGAGCGTCAAGAAATTTACTGGTGGCCTCGTGAACCAGGCATTCAACTGTTTAATCCGAGGCATCACGGGTTTGGGGCTAACCCTGTTCGTGGCAGCATGTGGAAAAACAACAACCTTATTTGACCGCTACGGGAGGCAAGCTCCGTCGCCCCTCGAGACCACTCAAAGTTTGGTAGGTACGACCTGGAGTCAAAAAGGTGCATCAGAGGCATTTTTTTTTATTAACCGTAGTTCCGTAGAAGGATCCGATGGCTGCAACGGATTTGGACAAGAAGAAGAGAATGAAGGAGAAGCATATTTCATTTTTGCCCCTGATGGGACAATCAAGCAGAATGCGTCATTCTTTTCTACGCTGATGGCGTGCGATCCTTGGCCTCAAGGCTTGTCGTCTTACCCATGTTCGGACTGGAAGTCCTATCGGCTTTACGGCGGTAAACTATCGATCACAACTGCTGACGGATCAATTCACACGTTTACACAGCGGTATTCATCGCCCATGTGAGCTTTAGTCCCACTTCCGGTGCTGCGACTAAACTTTAAACCCCAAAATTAGCGGCGATCATCCTAGCTCCTACTGATAGATTGGAGAACGCCGGAGTTCCCCAACTAATTCTCTCATTTGTACTTGAAAGACAGAAAACAGCCCTTCTAGCTTTGCTCGTGGCATTAGTGGACTAAGTTGCTCAAGAAATATGAGTTCAGTAGCCTGATTAACAGCTACATCGAGTTGACGAAGAAACTCGTCCATAGTCATCGATTTAGTCTTTTTCAAAGTGGGAAGTCGGCTGTTGATACTCCTCAGTCTGCTTTTCAGAACGTCGGCGTTGGGCATTGTTTTGACATTCACATACCAGTAGTAACAGTCGTAAAGGTCTCTCATCAGCCTGCGCTCGTTCCAGGCTGCGAGCTTATGGGCAAAAGCTACATCGTTTGACATGACGCGGATAATGCGCGGGAGCGCACCCACCTTTTGAGCCAGCAGCTGGGTGGTTAGAGTTGTCGAAGGCATGCTTTCGGCTACGTTATATTCAATCTGAATCTCTGCTCTGCCTGCTCTCACAAGGTAGCGTCCAGAATTGGAGTGGAACGATTTCCGAATTAATGCTCCTGGTATTTTAGCGAGTATTCTGTCGACACCTGGCTCAATTTCTTTTTTCGAGGCAAATGGGCTGAAAACATAGTCGAGATCATTAGTCGCTCTGTCGCTGCTGAGCAGCATGAGTTGCATACCCCCCTTCAATAGAGCGTGGTCCCTGAATTCTTCAGCAAACTGATGGATAATCCAAAGCATGAGAACGTCGTTTGATATCTGGTCTCGCTCAGGTAGCTGCACACATCATCCCCTTGGCAAATTCGACGAACTTAGGATTTTTGTATTGTTGAAGGTAGAGCAGAAACTTTTCCTGGTTGATATATCCCCAATTAACATCGTTATAGACGTCAAAAGGAAATTGAATACCGTGCTGATGAAAATATAGGGTGTCCAGGAGTGCCTTCTCAGGCGTCGCTTTGCGAATTCCTCGAATTGTTTCGTAGCCGAAAAGAAGATGATCAACTGATCCCAGATGCCTTACTGTCCAGGACGGTCCAACGTATGTTTTGGATCGCCCTAGTTTGAAGGCATCGATCTGATTCCTGGGCAAAATGCCGATGATCAGATGTTCCGCCAGTATGTTTCCGAAGCTAACGTAGGACTCCGGACATATTTTTTGGCTCAACACCTGCGCGTCAAATTGCTGAGTGACATAGATTCCCTTTATGAACCTATGCAATGTGCCGGCGCTCTCTAAATGTGCGATCCGACGATACGTGGCAGTCTTGTGCGACTCGGCGAATAAGGTCGCTAATTCGGAGAATAGGAACACCCCGCCCAAAGTCGGGCTGTATTTCTGAATTAAGATACTGTCTTCAATGAACTTTTTCATAGGCATACTAAGTATACAGATGTGTGTACTTTATGTACATATAAATTTATATGCGTGGCTAGTACACGATTTTGTGATTTATCAGTGCTTTTGAATTATACCATTAATATTAGGTAGATCGAGCCTCCGCCGATAATTGCGGCGGTGATGGCAAGACCAAGGTCTTACAAGAGCCCAAACACCCAAAGCGGGATGATGCGAGGATCTGCGGAGAATTCTCAAGTATCCCGGACTACATAGGAATGCTCTTCGTTCTTGATTTGCCGTTTGCCTTTGCGCGGACCGCCCACTTCGAACGTGTAAGGACCAACAGCAAAGTCAGCCTGTCCCGGATGCAGACTGACCTGGTGGTGGCTTAGTGCCATACTGGTCAGGAAGAAAGTCTCGCGTATCGATCCTAAATCGGGTTTTAGTTCGGCATATGCATAATAGAGAGCCGTGTTGCCGAGATAAAACTTTTCAAGTTTACGTAGAGACTTTAGTGTGTAGCGGTCGAGGCTGCGGATGATTCCAGCATCCTGTAGGCATGCAAGGTAGTGCTTGTTGGTAGGACATTCAACCCCCATTGCCCCAGCACCCGGGCTTGCTTCCTGCTCCAACCTTCCCTCCTCCGCAACCCACTGTGTGCCTAAATGGCAGGATTTCTCTGTATCGGTGTCTGTTGCTGCCACCTTGACCAGGAGCAATCTCCGCAATGGTCCGTAGCATCTGCCACCCAGGCAATAGGGCGCCCCAGCCCATGAGCTAACTGGACTCCACCTCGTCATCCAGCACATGCCTCGCTTAGCTCAGGTGTTCACTCGACCAGTCATCAGACTCAAAGTGGAACTCCCCCTGCTCGCAGCGCGGCGGTGCGCGGGGAGGCGGGTCGTAGTCCAGGCCCCTATGTTTCAGATAGCGTCTGGCTTGCATGGGGTCGGTTACGGCGCAGACCTTGACGAGATTGCCGCCACATTGAGCGCACGTGGTGACGGCGGACGTGAGCGTCAGGTGTTGAGCATTACTAAACAGCTTGACGATTGGCGGGCTGCCATCGCGTTTGCGAGGTCGCTGCCTGAGGTGGATCCAGAGTGCATTTGTATCTGGTGATCGTCCTTAGGTGGTGGCCAAGTTCTAACCATCGCGGCTGAAGACCACCGTCTACGTGCCGCCATTGCGCAAGTTCCTCACATCAGCGGCTGATGGTAGGACAATCAACCCCCATTGCCCCAGCACCCGGGTTTGCTTCCCGGGCCAACCTGTCCTCCTCCGCAACCCACTCTCTGCCTAAATGGCAGGATTTCTCTGTACCAGGCGCCTTTGTGGCC encodes the following:
- a CDS encoding ATP-binding protein: MEQEASPGAGAMGVECPTNKHYLACLQDAGIIRSLDRYTLKSLRKLEKFYLGNTALYYAYAELKPDLGSIRETFFLTSMALSHHQVSLHPGQADFAVGPYTFEVGGPRKGKRQIKNEEHSYVVRDT
- a CDS encoding nucleotidyl transferase AbiEii/AbiGii toxin family protein encodes the protein MLWIIHQFAEEFRDHALLKGGMQLMLLSSDRATNDLDYVFSPFASKKEIEPGVDRILAKIPGALIRKSFHSNSGRYLVRAGRAEIQIEYNVAESMPSTTLTTQLLAQKVGALPRIIRVMSNDVAFAHKLAAWNERRLMRDLYDCYYWYVNVKTMPNADVLKSRLRSINSRLPTLKKTKSMTMDEFLRQLDVAVNQATELIFLEQLSPLMPRAKLEGLFSVFQVQMRELVGELRRSPIYQ